A stretch of Mesorhizobium sp. M2A.F.Ca.ET.046.03.2.1 DNA encodes these proteins:
- a CDS encoding Gfo/Idh/MocA family oxidoreductase, with amino-acid sequence MKPRIAVLGCGYWGSNHIRTLKALGALYAVSDVNRARAEGFASEQDCLAIEPDRLFERNDIDAIVMALPPQFHADTAVRAVESGKDVLVEKPIALTVADAERAVKAAKDNGRVFMVGHVLRFHPAFETLKGLIDNGELGEVRYIHSHRLGLGKFHTENDALWDLAPHDLSMILAITGTEPIEVRGEGAALLDNLSDFAHLHMRFPNGLRSHLFASRLNPYRERRLTVVGTKAMAVFDDVEPWERKLAVYRHAVWQDSGQWAFTANEPSYVPVGEGMPLTRELAHFMQCIETRAEPRTDGEEAIRVLRILTAGTVIHTGSSV; translated from the coding sequence ATGAAGCCGCGCATCGCCGTCCTCGGTTGCGGATACTGGGGCAGCAACCATATCCGCACCCTCAAGGCGCTTGGCGCGCTCTATGCCGTTTCCGACGTCAACCGCGCCCGCGCCGAAGGTTTCGCCAGCGAGCAGGACTGCCTGGCGATCGAGCCGGACAGGCTGTTCGAGAGAAACGATATCGACGCCATCGTCATGGCGCTGCCGCCGCAATTCCATGCCGACACCGCCGTGCGGGCCGTCGAAAGCGGCAAGGACGTGCTGGTGGAGAAGCCGATCGCGCTGACCGTCGCGGACGCCGAGCGCGCGGTGAAGGCGGCCAAGGACAATGGCCGTGTCTTCATGGTCGGCCATGTGCTGCGCTTCCATCCGGCCTTCGAGACGCTGAAAGGGCTGATCGACAATGGCGAGCTCGGCGAGGTTCGCTACATCCATTCGCACCGGCTCGGTCTCGGCAAGTTTCACACCGAGAACGACGCGCTCTGGGACCTTGCGCCGCACGACTTGTCGATGATCCTGGCCATCACCGGCACCGAGCCGATCGAGGTGAGGGGCGAGGGCGCGGCGCTGCTCGACAATCTCAGCGACTTCGCGCATCTGCATATGCGCTTCCCGAACGGCCTGCGCAGCCATCTCTTCGCCTCGCGCCTCAATCCCTATCGGGAGCGGCGGCTGACGGTCGTCGGCACCAAGGCGATGGCCGTGTTCGACGACGTCGAGCCCTGGGAGCGCAAGCTTGCTGTCTACCGCCACGCGGTCTGGCAGGACAGCGGCCAATGGGCGTTCACGGCCAACGAGCCCTCCTACGTGCCGGTCGGCGAGGGCATGCCGCTGACGCGCGAGCTTGCCCATTTCATGCAATGCATCGAGACGCGCGCCGAGCCGCGCACCGATGGCGAGGAAGCGATCCGGGTGCTGCGCATCCTGACCGCCGGCACGGTCATACACACCGGCTCGTCGGTCTGA
- a CDS encoding OmpA family protein: MDRMIENTRRLLAASLLVLTASCSTSNTLAPSTPDVTNAEIAAFQNVQPGSEEDFILNVGRRTYFTKGSAALDSVAKTTLDTQIAWLAKYPRWLLKLQGFADDPGANETALSQQRADAVMDYLAAGGIDRSRMWAKGYGKDRLVRDCPDAACRSQNRRVVSNLRDERDEP, translated from the coding sequence ATGGACCGCATGATTGAAAACACCCGCCGGCTGCTCGCCGCCAGCCTACTGGTGCTGACCGCATCCTGCTCGACCAGCAACACGCTGGCCCCTTCCACGCCCGACGTCACCAACGCCGAGATTGCCGCCTTCCAGAACGTGCAGCCGGGCAGTGAGGAGGATTTTATCCTTAATGTCGGCCGCCGCACCTATTTCACGAAAGGTTCGGCCGCGCTCGATTCTGTCGCCAAGACCACCCTCGACACCCAGATCGCCTGGTTAGCAAAGTATCCGCGCTGGCTGCTCAAGCTGCAGGGTTTCGCCGACGATCCCGGCGCAAACGAAACGGCGCTGTCGCAGCAGCGCGCCGATGCAGTGATGGACTACCTCGCCGCCGGCGGCATAGACCGTAGTCGCATGTGGGCCAAGGGTTACGGCAAGGACAGGCTCGTCCGCGACTGCCCTGACGCCGCCTGCAGGTCGCAGAACCGCCGCGTTGTGTCTAATTTGCGCGATGAGAGGGACGAGCCGTAG